The following are from one region of the Streptomyces rubrogriseus genome:
- a CDS encoding TraR/DksA family transcriptional regulator, whose protein sequence is MVAKKKTTAAKQGAAEESAAEQDPARKKAAEKTAAKQNPARKTAAKKSPAEKTAAKKSTAKKSTAKKSTAKKVGAAEAAEQTGATTVVAKKTPGTATAAKTAVPKARGTAAADPGDLAVRPGEEPWTPEEVEEARGELQSEADRLRTEIDTSERSLQGMMRDSGDGAGDDEADTGSKNITREHELALAATAREVLTQTERALERLDAGTYGLCENCGNPIGKARMQAFPRATLCVECKQKQERRY, encoded by the coding sequence CCGCCGAGGAGAGCGCCGCCGAGCAGGACCCGGCGAGGAAGAAGGCGGCAGAGAAGACCGCGGCGAAGCAGAACCCGGCAAGGAAGACCGCGGCGAAGAAGAGCCCGGCAGAGAAGACCGCGGCGAAGAAGAGCACGGCGAAGAAGAGCACGGCGAAGAAGAGCACGGCCAAGAAAGTGGGCGCGGCCGAGGCCGCGGAGCAGACGGGAGCCACGACGGTGGTTGCGAAGAAGACTCCTGGCACGGCCACGGCGGCCAAGACCGCTGTTCCCAAGGCCCGCGGCACCGCCGCCGCGGACCCCGGCGACCTCGCGGTACGCCCCGGCGAGGAACCCTGGACCCCGGAAGAGGTCGAGGAGGCGCGCGGCGAGCTGCAGTCCGAGGCCGACCGGCTGCGCACCGAGATCGACACCTCCGAGCGGTCGTTGCAGGGCATGATGCGGGACTCCGGCGACGGCGCGGGCGACGACGAGGCGGACACCGGCAGCAAGAACATCACGCGCGAGCACGAACTGGCGCTGGCCGCCACCGCGCGCGAGGTGCTGACCCAGACCGAGCGAGCCCTGGAACGCCTGGACGCGGGCACCTACGGCCTGTGCGAGAACTGCGGCAACCCGATCGGCAAGGCGCGGATGCAGGCCTTCCCGCGGGCCACCCTGTGCGTCGAGTGCAAGCAGAAGCAGGAGCGCCGGTACTGA
- the lspA gene encoding signal peptidase II has product MAEAERIIGTPDTPDAAGEGQERPDAEPEREQQEQEQAPERTRGKRRVAVLFAVALFAYLLDLGSKMLVVAKLEHHEPIEIIGDWLRFAAIRNAGAAFGFGEAFTIIFTVIAAAVIVVIARLARKLHSLPWAIALGLLLGGALGNLTDRIFRAPGVFEGAVVDFIAPKHFAVFNLADSAIVCGGILIVILSFRGLDPDGTVHKD; this is encoded by the coding sequence GTGGCAGAGGCGGAGCGCATCATCGGTACTCCGGACACCCCGGACGCGGCGGGGGAGGGGCAGGAGCGGCCCGACGCCGAGCCGGAGCGGGAGCAGCAGGAGCAGGAGCAGGCTCCTGAGCGCACTCGGGGCAAGCGGCGGGTCGCCGTGCTGTTCGCGGTCGCCCTGTTCGCGTACCTGCTCGACCTGGGCAGCAAGATGCTGGTGGTCGCCAAGCTGGAGCACCACGAGCCGATCGAGATTATCGGCGACTGGCTGCGGTTCGCCGCGATCCGCAACGCGGGTGCGGCCTTCGGCTTCGGCGAGGCGTTCACGATCATCTTCACGGTGATCGCCGCCGCCGTGATCGTCGTGATCGCCCGCCTCGCTCGCAAGCTGCACAGCCTGCCCTGGGCGATCGCGCTCGGCCTGCTGCTCGGCGGTGCCCTCGGCAACCTCACCGACCGGATCTTCCGTGCTCCCGGGGTCTTCGAGGGCGCGGTCGTGGACTTCATCGCGCCCAAGCACTTCGCCGTCTTCAACCTCGCCGACTCGGCGATCGTGTGCGGCGGCATCCTGATCGTGATCCTCTCCTTCCGGGGCCTGGACCCGGACGGGACCGTCCACAAGGACTGA
- a CDS encoding RluA family pseudouridine synthase, with product MSTIPEIRTLPVPDGLEGERVDAAISRMFGFSRTKAAELAAAGKVQVDGSVVGKSERVHGGAWLEVEMPQAPAPVQVVAQPVEGMEIVHDDEDVVVVVKPVGVAAHPSPGWNGPTVIGGLAAAGYRISTSGAAERQGIVHRLDVGTSGLMAVAKSERAYTSLKRQFKERTVDKRYHTLVQGHPDPTSGTIDAPIGRHPQHDYKWAVTAEGKPSVTHYDLIEAFRAASLLDVKLETGRTHQIRVHMAAHRHPCVGDLTYGADPTLAKRLRLTRQWLHAVRLGFEHPGTGDWVEYASEYPEDLQQALDLVREETYG from the coding sequence GTGAGCACGATTCCCGAGATCCGTACCCTGCCCGTGCCGGACGGCCTGGAGGGCGAGCGCGTCGACGCCGCCATCTCCCGCATGTTCGGCTTCTCCCGTACCAAGGCCGCGGAGCTCGCCGCGGCGGGCAAGGTGCAGGTCGACGGATCGGTGGTCGGCAAGTCCGAGCGCGTCCACGGCGGTGCCTGGCTCGAGGTCGAGATGCCGCAGGCGCCCGCGCCCGTGCAGGTGGTCGCCCAGCCCGTCGAGGGCATGGAGATCGTGCACGACGACGAGGACGTGGTGGTCGTCGTCAAGCCCGTCGGCGTCGCCGCGCACCCGTCCCCCGGTTGGAACGGGCCGACCGTCATCGGCGGGCTGGCCGCCGCCGGGTACCGCATCTCGACGTCCGGTGCCGCCGAGCGCCAGGGCATCGTGCACCGCCTCGACGTCGGCACCTCCGGCCTGATGGCGGTGGCCAAGTCGGAGCGCGCCTACACCTCGCTCAAGCGCCAGTTCAAGGAGCGCACGGTCGACAAGCGCTACCACACGCTCGTACAGGGCCACCCCGACCCGACCAGCGGCACCATCGACGCCCCCATCGGCCGCCACCCGCAGCACGACTACAAGTGGGCCGTCACCGCCGAGGGCAAGCCCTCCGTCACGCACTACGACCTCATCGAGGCCTTCCGTGCCGCCTCCCTGCTGGACGTGAAGCTGGAGACCGGCCGCACCCACCAGATCCGCGTCCACATGGCAGCCCACCGCCACCCCTGCGTCGGCGACCTGACCTACGGCGCGGACCCCACCCTCGCCAAGCGGCTGCGGCTGACCCGCCAGTGGCTGCACGCCGTGCGGCTCGGCTTCGAGCACCCCGGCACCGGCGACTGGGTGGAGTACGCCAGCGAATACCCCGAGGACCTCCAGCAGGCCCTCGACCTGGTCCGCGAGGAGACCTACGGATGA
- a CDS encoding GNAT family N-acetyltransferase, with translation MSGPSRAPAAYEVRVAEDPADREACFAVRKDVFVAEQKVPEDIEYDVYDDDAVHVLAIRADGVPLGTGRLLHGAAAAAKNGDGDPAVGSLGRLAVTAAARGRGVGAALVQAVEEAARARGLTAVDLHAQTHALGFYERLGYQAYGPEFPDAGIPHRAMRRAL, from the coding sequence ATGAGCGGGCCGAGCCGGGCCCCGGCCGCCTACGAGGTGCGCGTCGCCGAGGACCCCGCCGACCGCGAGGCCTGCTTCGCCGTGCGCAAGGACGTCTTCGTCGCCGAGCAGAAGGTCCCCGAGGACATCGAGTACGACGTCTACGACGACGACGCGGTGCACGTCCTCGCGATCCGGGCGGACGGCGTGCCGCTCGGCACCGGCCGGCTGCTGCACGGCGCGGCCGCCGCCGCGAAGAACGGCGACGGCGACCCGGCCGTCGGCTCCCTGGGGCGGCTCGCGGTGACCGCCGCGGCCCGCGGCCGGGGCGTCGGGGCCGCGCTGGTCCAGGCCGTCGAGGAGGCGGCCCGCGCACGGGGACTCACCGCCGTGGACCTGCACGCGCAGACCCACGCCCTGGGATTTTACGAACGTCTGGGGTACCAGGCCTACGGACCCGAGTTCCCGGACGCCGGGATTCCGCACCGCGCGATGCGGCGAGCCCTGTAG
- a CDS encoding Na+/H+ antiporter, whose product MDQLALLFMLLLGALLSVPIGARLGLPAPVLMTLLGIVLALLDFVPNVDIPPELILPALLPPLLYAAVRRTSWRQFAANKRPIFLLAVALVFVTMVCVASVAHAIVPGLPLAAAFALGALVAPPDPVAATAVAGQLGLPRRLVSILEGEGLFNDVTAIVLYHVAIAAAVGGSFSPWKAGFDLVLSAVVAVAIGLALGWGSNKLMSVLGDPTLQIGLTLLVPFVSYVAADELHGSGVLAVLTTAMFLAEYASDADDVMTRLGGHTVWDVVDTLVTGVAFGLIGLELHNAVRTASGRWTELLGWAAAILVVVVLVRLLYLLPATWLTQRLHARRDQDEDIPTSWRETVVMWWAGMRGVASVALALAIPLETDDGAPFPHRDEIVFIAFGVIMGTLLLQGLTLPWLVGRLGVRADTEREQEFERDLALRAARAAKQRLKEIESVEELPEELSEQMLRRAFDIGVRISPDLGDEERREAQEQRARRFKRVRRIQGEMLSAARHEVLAARSEPGADPEIVDRVLRHLDVRSLR is encoded by the coding sequence GTGGATCAGCTGGCCCTGTTGTTCATGCTGTTGCTCGGGGCCCTGCTGAGCGTCCCGATCGGTGCCCGGCTCGGGCTGCCGGCGCCGGTGCTGATGACGCTCCTCGGGATCGTCCTGGCGCTGCTCGACTTCGTGCCCAACGTCGACATCCCGCCCGAGCTGATCCTGCCCGCGCTGCTGCCGCCGCTGCTGTACGCCGCCGTGCGGCGCACCTCCTGGCGGCAGTTCGCGGCCAACAAGCGTCCCATCTTCCTGCTGGCCGTCGCGCTGGTCTTCGTCACCATGGTCTGCGTGGCGTCCGTGGCCCACGCGATCGTGCCGGGGCTGCCGCTCGCCGCCGCCTTCGCGCTGGGAGCGCTGGTGGCGCCGCCCGACCCGGTCGCCGCGACCGCCGTCGCCGGGCAACTGGGGCTGCCGCGCCGCCTGGTGTCCATCCTGGAGGGCGAGGGGCTCTTCAACGACGTGACGGCCATCGTCCTGTACCACGTGGCCATCGCCGCGGCGGTCGGCGGCTCCTTCTCGCCGTGGAAGGCGGGGTTCGACCTCGTGCTGTCCGCCGTCGTCGCCGTCGCGATCGGACTTGCCCTCGGCTGGGGCTCCAACAAGCTCATGAGCGTGCTGGGCGACCCGACGCTCCAGATCGGGCTGACCCTGCTGGTGCCGTTCGTGAGCTACGTCGCCGCCGACGAACTGCACGGCTCGGGCGTGCTCGCCGTGCTCACCACCGCCATGTTCCTCGCCGAGTACGCCTCGGACGCCGACGACGTGATGACCCGGCTCGGCGGCCACACCGTCTGGGACGTGGTCGACACCCTGGTCACCGGGGTGGCCTTCGGCCTGATCGGACTGGAGCTGCACAACGCCGTGCGCACCGCCTCCGGCCGGTGGACCGAGCTGCTCGGCTGGGCGGCGGCGATCCTCGTCGTCGTCGTCCTGGTCCGGCTGCTGTACCTGCTGCCGGCCACCTGGCTGACCCAGCGGCTGCACGCCAGGCGCGACCAGGACGAGGACATCCCGACGAGCTGGCGCGAGACCGTGGTCATGTGGTGGGCCGGGATGCGCGGCGTGGCCTCCGTCGCGCTGGCCCTGGCGATCCCGCTGGAGACGGACGACGGGGCGCCCTTCCCGCACCGGGACGAGATCGTCTTCATCGCGTTCGGAGTGATCATGGGCACGCTGCTGCTGCAGGGGCTGACGCTGCCCTGGCTGGTCGGCCGGCTCGGGGTCCGGGCGGACACCGAGCGGGAGCAGGAGTTCGAGCGCGACCTGGCCCTCCGGGCGGCCCGGGCGGCCAAGCAGCGGCTCAAGGAGATCGAGTCGGTGGAGGAGCTGCCGGAGGAGCTGTCCGAGCAGATGCTGCGGCGCGCCTTCGACATCGGCGTACGCATCAGCCCGGACCTCGGGGACGAGGAGCGGCGGGAGGCGCAGGAGCAGCGGGCCCGGCGGTTCAAACGGGTCCGGCGCATCCAGGGCGAGATGCTGAGCGCCGCCCGGCACGAGGTGCTGGCCGCCCGCAGCGAACCCGGCGCCGACCCGGAGATCGTCGACCGGGTCCTGCGCCACCTGGACGTGCGCAGCCTGCGCTGA
- a CDS encoding mechanosensitive ion channel family protein: METILRPLIVVGGSVLLTVVIGWATDLLLRKADGRHPETPLWGLLRRARVPYQIVLCAGLLRGSYVEAGVFPEHRTGVGRTLTLLLIGSAAWLVVRIAAAVVETSYSRYAHAHAERDPARVRRVRTQVSLIMRVVTAVVGVVAVSSMLLTFPAMRAAGASLLASAGIIGIVAGVAAQSTLGNLFAGFQIAFGDMVRMGDTVVVDGEWGTVEEITLTYLSVRTWDERRITMPVSYFTSKPFENWSRGTPQMTGTVFWHLDHSAPMDLMRARLRDILRECPAWDGRNYNLTVTDTTPTTMEVRALVTAKDADDIWTVRVTVREGMLRWLADEHPYALPRVNTADAALRPSHDGFPHARHAPDPAAGRSSDGEARRFPGRPAKSL, from the coding sequence ATGGAGACGATACTCCGCCCGCTGATCGTGGTCGGCGGCTCGGTACTGCTGACCGTGGTCATCGGCTGGGCCACCGACCTGCTGCTGCGCAAGGCCGACGGACGCCACCCGGAGACACCGCTGTGGGGGCTGCTGCGGCGCGCCCGCGTGCCCTACCAGATCGTGCTCTGCGCGGGCCTGCTGAGAGGGTCCTACGTCGAGGCCGGGGTGTTCCCCGAGCACCGGACCGGGGTCGGCCGGACGCTGACCCTGCTGCTGATCGGCTCGGCGGCCTGGCTGGTGGTCCGGATCGCCGCGGCGGTCGTCGAGACGTCCTACTCCCGTTACGCGCACGCCCACGCCGAACGGGACCCGGCCCGGGTCCGGCGGGTGCGGACCCAGGTGTCTTTGATCATGAGGGTGGTCACGGCGGTCGTGGGCGTGGTCGCGGTGTCCTCGATGCTGCTGACGTTCCCGGCGATGCGGGCGGCGGGCGCCTCGCTGCTGGCCTCGGCCGGCATCATCGGCATCGTCGCCGGTGTGGCGGCCCAGTCCACGCTGGGCAATCTGTTCGCGGGGTTCCAGATCGCCTTCGGCGACATGGTGCGCATGGGCGACACGGTCGTGGTGGACGGCGAGTGGGGCACCGTCGAGGAGATCACGCTGACGTATCTGAGCGTGCGTACCTGGGACGAGCGCCGGATCACGATGCCGGTGTCGTACTTCACCTCCAAGCCGTTCGAGAACTGGTCGCGCGGCACCCCGCAGATGACCGGAACCGTGTTCTGGCACCTCGACCACTCGGCGCCGATGGACCTGATGCGCGCGCGGCTGCGCGACATCCTGCGCGAGTGCCCGGCCTGGGACGGGCGCAACTACAACCTGACCGTCACCGACACCACCCCGACCACCATGGAGGTGCGGGCCCTGGTGACGGCGAAGGACGCGGACGACATCTGGACGGTGCGGGTCACGGTCCGCGAGGGGATGCTCCGTTGGCTGGCCGACGAGCACCCGTACGCGCTGCCCCGGGTCAACACGGCGGACGCGGCCCTGCGCCCGTCCCACGACGGCTTCCCGCACGCCCGCCACGCCCCGGACCCGGCCGCCGGCCGCTCCTCCGACGGGGAAGCCCGCCGATTCCCGGGCCGCCCCGCCAAGAGCCTGTGA
- a CDS encoding dienelactone hydrolase family protein has translation MNIVLFHSTLGPRPAVRQAADRLRDAGHQVWTPDLFEGRTFDSVEEGMAHQDGIGREELLKRAVLAAAPYSERGLVYAGFSLGASIAQTLALGDHRARGLLLLHGTSDLAANASVDELPVQLHVAEPDPFETDDWLSAWYLQMGRIGADVEVHRYPGAGHLYTDPGLDDYDAEAAEATWRVALGFLESLQEAQAGE, from the coding sequence ATGAACATCGTGCTCTTTCACTCGACCCTCGGCCCGAGGCCCGCGGTGCGGCAGGCCGCCGACCGGCTGCGCGACGCCGGGCACCAGGTGTGGACCCCGGACCTCTTCGAGGGCCGTACCTTCGACTCGGTCGAGGAGGGCATGGCCCATCAGGACGGGATCGGCCGGGAGGAGCTGCTGAAGCGGGCGGTGCTGGCCGCCGCGCCCTACTCGGAGCGCGGGCTGGTGTACGCCGGGTTCTCGCTCGGCGCCTCGATCGCCCAGACCCTCGCCCTCGGCGACCACCGGGCGCGCGGGCTGCTGCTCCTGCACGGCACTTCGGACCTCGCGGCCAACGCCTCGGTCGACGAGCTGCCGGTCCAGCTGCACGTGGCCGAGCCGGACCCCTTCGAGACGGACGACTGGCTCAGCGCCTGGTATCTGCAGATGGGCCGGATCGGCGCCGACGTCGAGGTGCACAGATATCCCGGCGCCGGTCACCTGTACACCGACCCGGGGCTGGACGACTACGACGCGGAGGCGGCCGAGGCCACCTGGCGGGTGGCGCTCGGCTTCCTCGAGTCCCTCCAGGAGGCTCAGGCGGGGGAGTAG
- a CDS encoding alkaline phosphatase D family protein: MTSRHRASENSRTPSRRTVVKAAAAGAALAAPLAAALPAGAADAAPAFLHGVASGDPLPDGILLWTRVTPTPEAIPGSGTGPDTVVSWVVATDKALTNVVAKGSVTATAAADHTVKADVRGLAPATDYWFRFSAGPTDSPVARTRTAPAHDAAVTGLRFGVVSCANWEAGYFSSYRHLAARGDLDAWLHLGDYIYEYGTGEYGTRDTVVRPHAPAHEILTLADYRIRHGRYKTDPDLQALHATAPVVAIWDDHEIANDTWSGGAENHTEGAEGSWAERQSAAKRAYFEWMPVRPAIAGTTYRRLRFGKLVDLSLLDLRSFRSQQVALGNGDVDDPDRTLTGRAQLDWLKSGLASSDATWRLVGNPVMISPFAVGSLPASLLRPLAELLGLPKEGIALNTDQWDGYTDDRRELLAHLRAHAIRNTVFLTGDIHMAWANDVPYNAGTYPLSASAATEFVVTSVTSDNLDDIVKVPEGTVSAIAAPVIRAANRHVRWVDTDRHGYGVLDITADRAQMDYYVVSDRTDPRAASEWTRSYRTRTGTQRVERVYSPA, from the coding sequence GTGACCAGTCGACACAGAGCCTCCGAGAACTCCCGCACCCCGAGCCGCCGTACGGTCGTCAAGGCCGCGGCGGCCGGTGCCGCGCTCGCCGCCCCGCTGGCCGCGGCGCTGCCCGCCGGCGCCGCCGACGCGGCCCCCGCCTTCCTGCACGGCGTCGCCTCCGGCGATCCCCTGCCCGACGGGATCCTGCTGTGGACCCGGGTGACCCCGACGCCCGAGGCCATACCGGGCTCCGGTACCGGTCCGGACACCGTGGTGAGCTGGGTGGTCGCCACGGACAAGGCCCTCACGAACGTCGTCGCCAAGGGCTCCGTCACCGCCACGGCCGCCGCCGACCACACCGTCAAGGCGGACGTCCGCGGCCTCGCACCCGCCACAGACTACTGGTTCCGCTTCTCCGCGGGCCCCACCGACTCCCCCGTCGCCCGCACCCGCACCGCCCCCGCGCACGACGCGGCCGTCACCGGCCTGCGCTTCGGCGTGGTCTCCTGCGCCAACTGGGAGGCCGGGTACTTCTCCTCGTACCGCCATCTCGCCGCCCGCGGCGACCTGGACGCCTGGCTGCACCTGGGCGACTACATCTACGAGTACGGCACCGGGGAGTACGGCACCCGCGACACGGTGGTGCGTCCGCACGCGCCGGCCCACGAGATCCTCACCCTCGCCGACTACCGGATCCGGCACGGCCGCTACAAGACCGACCCCGACCTCCAGGCCCTGCACGCCACGGCTCCGGTGGTGGCGATCTGGGACGACCACGAGATCGCCAACGACACCTGGTCGGGCGGCGCCGAGAACCACACCGAGGGCGCCGAGGGGAGCTGGGCGGAGCGGCAGAGCGCCGCCAAGCGGGCCTACTTCGAGTGGATGCCGGTGCGCCCGGCGATCGCCGGCACCACCTACCGGCGGCTGCGGTTCGGCAAGCTGGTCGACCTCTCGCTGCTCGACCTGCGCTCCTTCCGGTCCCAGCAGGTGGCGCTCGGCAACGGCGACGTCGACGACCCGGACCGCACCCTCACCGGCCGCGCCCAGCTCGACTGGCTCAAGTCGGGTCTCGCGTCCTCCGACGCCACCTGGCGGCTGGTCGGCAACCCGGTGATGATCTCGCCGTTCGCGGTCGGCTCGCTCCCCGCGTCACTGCTCCGGCCGCTCGCCGAACTGCTCGGGCTGCCGAAGGAGGGCATCGCCCTCAACACCGACCAGTGGGACGGCTACACCGACGACCGCCGCGAGCTGCTGGCCCACCTGCGCGCGCACGCGATCCGCAACACCGTGTTCCTGACCGGCGACATCCACATGGCCTGGGCCAACGACGTGCCGTACAACGCCGGGACCTACCCGCTGTCCGCCTCCGCGGCCACGGAGTTCGTCGTCACGTCGGTGACCTCCGACAACCTCGACGACATCGTGAAGGTCCCCGAGGGCACCGTCTCGGCGATCGCCGCGCCGGTGATCCGGGCCGCGAACCGGCACGTGCGCTGGGTCGACACGGACCGGCACGGCTACGGCGTGCTGGACATCACCGCGGACCGGGCGCAGATGGACTACTACGTGGTCTCCGACCGCACCGACCCGCGGGCCGCCTCCGAGTGGACCCGCTCCTACCGCACCCGCACCGGCACGCAGCGCGTCGAGCGCGTCTACTCCCCCGCCTGA
- a CDS encoding DsbA family protein: MSKRNSQAAKTAARERLRQERERQAKRDKVRRQVIVAASIVGVLAIAGGISYAVVQGNKPSGWDKAAEAKVVAPANTSGKDGTTVVIGESKSDNVIHLYEDPRCPGCAAMEQSIGETVNKGMEDGDYKLSFTVGTFLDGNLGGEGSKNALSALGAALNVSPEAFVDYKTALYSTKYHPEESTDEFAKDDYLIKVADSVDALKGNKKFQDAVEKGTYDAWAMRMSKSFDKAEGVESTPTIKINDKVVETPSTPDAWQKALKDAGVTK, from the coding sequence ATGAGCAAGCGGAACAGCCAGGCGGCGAAGACGGCGGCCCGTGAGCGCCTGCGCCAGGAGCGCGAGCGCCAGGCCAAGCGCGACAAGGTCAGGCGCCAGGTCATCGTGGCCGCCTCCATCGTCGGCGTGCTGGCGATAGCCGGCGGCATCAGCTACGCCGTCGTGCAGGGCAACAAGCCCAGCGGCTGGGACAAGGCCGCCGAGGCGAAGGTGGTGGCCCCGGCCAACACCTCCGGCAAGGACGGCACCACCGTCGTCATCGGCGAGTCCAAGTCCGACAACGTCATCCACCTCTACGAGGACCCGCGCTGCCCGGGCTGCGCGGCGATGGAGCAGAGCATCGGCGAGACCGTCAACAAGGGCATGGAGGACGGCGACTACAAGCTCTCCTTCACCGTCGGCACCTTCCTCGACGGCAACCTGGGCGGCGAGGGCTCCAAGAACGCGCTGAGCGCGCTCGGCGCCGCGCTGAACGTCAGCCCCGAGGCGTTCGTCGACTACAAGACCGCGCTCTACTCCACGAAGTACCACCCCGAGGAGTCGACCGACGAGTTCGCCAAGGACGACTACCTGATCAAGGTGGCGGACTCGGTCGACGCCCTGAAGGGCAACAAGAAGTTCCAGGACGCCGTGGAGAAGGGCACCTACGACGCCTGGGCGATGCGGATGAGCAAGTCCTTCGACAAGGCCGAGGGCGTCGAGTCGACCCCGACCATCAAGATCAACGACAAGGTGGTCGAGACCCCGAGCACGCCCGACGCGTGGCAGAAGGCGCTGAAGGACGCGGGCGTCACCAAGTGA
- a CDS encoding DUF2252 domain-containing protein: MSVPQLNEEHRGEEILAVFDTAFGQLLAADPAAFRVKFRKMAASAFAFYRGTAGLFYRDLTEDPDFGDQHGGAYLDERTSRVWIHGDLHAENFGTYMDSTGRLIFNVNDFDEAYVGPFTWDLKRFAASVALIGYAKAFSDEQITELVRVYAGAYRERIHALATGAKSDEVPPFTLDTAEGPLLGALRVARSLTRFGLLDSMTEIRDFERRFAPGGGSIELDAATRYKVLAAFDGYLETLPESSLARPDSYRVKDVVGRRGIGIGSAGLPSYNILLEGNSDALENDVVIYIKQAQTPAVSRHITDQAIRDYFRHEGHRTVISQRALQAHADPWLGWTELDGAGQLVAEVSPYAVDLDWGDIDDPEEIAEVVADLGRATATMHAAADDQSGESLVPFSTERAIDAAIAADEEGFAPLLVDFAHRYGARARGDHQTFVDLFRNGRIPGL; encoded by the coding sequence ATGTCGGTCCCGCAGCTCAACGAGGAGCACCGCGGCGAGGAGATCCTCGCCGTCTTCGACACCGCCTTCGGCCAGCTGCTGGCCGCGGATCCCGCGGCGTTCCGAGTGAAGTTCCGGAAGATGGCGGCCTCCGCCTTCGCGTTCTACCGCGGCACCGCTGGTCTCTTTTACCGCGATTTGACCGAGGATCCGGACTTCGGTGATCAGCACGGCGGCGCCTACCTGGACGAGCGGACCTCCCGGGTGTGGATCCACGGCGACCTCCACGCGGAGAACTTCGGCACGTACATGGACTCCACCGGCCGGCTGATCTTCAACGTCAACGACTTCGACGAGGCCTACGTCGGCCCGTTCACCTGGGACCTCAAGCGCTTCGCCGCCTCCGTCGCGCTGATCGGGTACGCGAAGGCGTTCAGCGACGAGCAGATCACCGAGCTGGTGCGGGTGTACGCGGGCGCGTACCGCGAGCGGATCCACGCCCTGGCCACCGGCGCCAAGAGCGACGAGGTGCCGCCCTTCACGCTGGACACCGCGGAGGGCCCGCTGCTCGGCGCGCTGCGGGTGGCCCGCTCGCTGACCCGCTTCGGGCTGCTGGACTCGATGACCGAGATCCGTGACTTCGAGCGCCGCTTCGCCCCCGGCGGCGGCTCCATCGAGCTGGACGCCGCCACGCGCTACAAGGTGCTCGCGGCCTTCGACGGCTACCTGGAGACGCTCCCCGAGTCCTCCCTGGCCCGCCCCGACTCCTACCGGGTGAAGGACGTCGTCGGCCGCCGGGGCATCGGCATCGGCTCGGCCGGCCTGCCCTCGTACAACATCCTCCTGGAGGGCAACAGCGACGCGTTGGAGAACGACGTCGTGATCTACATCAAGCAGGCCCAGACCCCGGCCGTCTCCCGGCACATCACCGACCAGGCCATCCGGGACTACTTCCGGCACGAGGGCCACCGCACGGTGATCTCCCAGCGCGCCCTCCAGGCGCACGCCGACCCGTGGCTGGGCTGGACCGAGCTGGACGGCGCCGGACAGCTGGTCGCCGAGGTCTCGCCGTACGCGGTCGACCTGGACTGGGGCGACATCGACGACCCGGAGGAGATCGCCGAGGTCGTCGCCGACCTGGGCCGGGCCACCGCGACCATGCACGCGGCGGCCGACGACCAGTCCGGGGAGTCCCTGGTGCCGTTCTCCACGGAGCGGGCCATCGACGCGGCGATCGCGGCCGACGAGGAGGGCTTCGCGCCGCTGCTGGTCGACTTCGCGCACCGCTACGGCGCACGCGCGCGCGGCGACCACCAGACCTTCGTCGACCTGTTCCGCAACGGCCGGATCCCGGGTCTGTGA